The following are encoded together in the Cynocephalus volans isolate mCynVol1 chromosome 4, mCynVol1.pri, whole genome shotgun sequence genome:
- the LOC134377106 gene encoding olfactory receptor 10D3-like yields the protein MAAKNCSVVTEFILLGIPHTKGLETILFVLFLPFYACTLLGNLSILVVVISSTRLHTPMYFFLGNLSVFDMGFSSVTCPKMLLYLMGLSRLISYRDCVSQLFFFHFFGSIECFLYTVMAYDRFTAICYPLQYTVIMNPRICVALAVGTWLLGCVHSSVLTSLTFTLPYCGPNEVDHFFCDIPALLPLACADTSLTQMVSFTNVGLVSLVCFLLILVSYMRITVSILSIRTTEGRLHAFSTCSAHLIAILCAYGPIITVYLQRTPNPMLGTVVQILMNLVGPMLNPLIYTLRNKEVKTALKKILHRTNHISES from the coding sequence ATGGCGGCAAAGAACTGCTCGGTGGTGACTGAGTTCATCCTTCTGGGAATCCCACACACAAAGGGGCTGGAGACTATACTTTTTGTCTTATTCTTGCCCTTCTATGCCTGCACCCTACTGGGAAATTTATCTATCCTTGTGGTTGTTATTTCTTCCACTCGCCTTCACACACCCATGTATTTCTTCCTGGGGAACTTGTCTGTGTTTGACATGGGTTTCTCCTCTGTTACCTGTCCCAAAATGCTGCTTTACCTTATGGGACTGAGCCGACTCATCTCCTACAGAGACTGTGTCTCCCAGCTcttcttcttccatttctttgggagCATTGAGTGCTTCTTGTATactgtgatggcctatgaccgcttcACGGCCATCTGCTACCCTCTGCAGTACACAGTCATCATGAACCCTAGAATCTGTGTGGCCCTGGCTGTAGGCACATGGCTGTTAGGGTGTGTCCATTCCAGTGTCTTGACTTCCCTCACCTTCACCTTGCCATATTGTGGTCCCAATGAAGTGGATCACTTCTTCTGTGATATCCCAGCACTCTTGCCCTTGGCCTGTGCTGATACATCCTTAACCCAGATGGTGAGCTTCACCAATGTTGGCCTAGTATCTCTTGTCTGCTTTCTCCTAATCCTTGTATCCTACATGCGGATCACAGTTTCCATCTTGAGTATTCGTACAACTGAGGGCCGTCTCCATGCCTTCTCCACCTGCAGTGCCCACCTCATTGCCATCCTCTGTGCCTATGGGCCTATCATCACTGTCTACCTGCAGCGCACACCCAATCCCATGCTCGGAACTGTGGTTCAGATTCTGATGAATCTGGTAGGACCAATGCTGAACCCTTTGATCTACACCTTGaggaataaagaagtaaaaacagCTCTAAAAAAAATATTGCACAGGACAAACCACATTTCTGAGAGTTAG